DNA sequence from the Chloroflexota bacterium genome:
TCGACGGCCCTGACGTTGTTGCTGGGGCTCCCGGCCGCTTACGTCTTCGCCCGCTACCGGTTCCCCGGCAAGACCTTGCTGCGCGCGCTCACCACCATTCCCTTTGTGCTGCCCACGCTGGTGGTGGCGACTGCGTTCACCAGTCTGCTGGGGCCGCGCGGCTGGCTCAACACGTGGTTGATGGGCGCGCTGAACCTGGAGCGGCCTCCCATCCGCCTGATGCACACCATCTGGATCATCCTGCTGGCGCACGTGTTCTATAACGCCACCGTGATCGTGCGCATCGTCGGCGGGTTCTGGGCCAACCTGGACCCGCGGCTGGAGGAGGCCGCCCGGGTGCTGGGCGCCGACCGCTGGCGCACCCTCCGGCGTGTCACGCTCCCCCTGTTGCGGCCGTCGCTGATGGCCGCCTCCCTCCTCGTCTTCCTGTTCTGCTTCACGTCCTTTGGCGTGATCCTGGTGTTGGGTGGCCCGCGCTTTGCCACGCTGGAGGTGGAGATCTACCGTCAGGCCGTGCATCTCTTTCACTTGCCCGTTGCCGCCGCGCTCGCCCTGGTGCAAATGGTCATCACGTTCGTCGTCATGTCGGTGTATACCCGCATACAGGCGCGCACGGCCGTGCCGTTGAGCTTCCGCCCCCAACAGACGACGCAGCGCCATCCCCGGGGATGGCGCACGCGATGGATGCTGCTCGCGATCTTGGGGACGATGCTCGTCGTGTTGCTGGTCCCGCTCCTGTCTCTGGCGGCGCGCTCGTTCGCCACCGAGGCCGGATGGTCGTTGCGTTTCTACCGGGAGCTCTTCATCAACCGGCGCGAGTCGATCCTGTTCGTGCCGCCCATCGAGGCCGTCCGGAACTCGCTGGTCTTCGCCCTGGCGACGGTGGGGTTGTCCCTGTTGATGGGGGTGATCAGCGCGTACCTGTTGGCCCGGCCACGCCGCGGTCTGAGCGCCCTGTTGGATCCCGTGTTCATGTTGCCGCTGGGGACCTCCGCGGTCACCTTGGGATTTGGCTTCATCCTGGCGTTGGATCACCCTCCGCTCAACCTGCGCACCTCGCCGATCCTGGTGCCGCTGGCTCATACCCTGGTGGCCTTCCCCTTCGTGGTCCGCACCCTGCTGCCGGTGCTGCGCGGCATCCACCCTCATCTGCGGGATGCCGCCTCCGTGCTGGGCGCGTCCCCCGCGCAGGTGTGGTTGCGCGTTGACCTGCCCATTGTGGGGCGCGCCGTGTTGGTCGGCGCCGTCTTCGCGTTCACCATCAGCATGGGCGAGTTCGGCGCCACGTCCCTGGTGGCCCGCCCGGAGTTTCCCACCATGCCCGTGGCCATTTATCGGTTCCTCGGGCAGCCGGGCGCGCTGAATTATGGCCAGGCGTTGGCCATGAGCACGCTGCTCATGGCCGTTTGCACGGCGGGGCTGATCCTGATCGAGCGCTTCCGCTATCGCGGGGTCGGGGAGTTCTGAGCATGGGCTCTTCTTTGCTGCAGGTTCGAGATGTGTCCAAGACCTATGATGACGTTCGTGCCCTGGAGGGCGTCTCCCTGGACGTCGCGGAGGCGGAGGTTGTCGCGCTGTTGGGGCCGAGCGGCTGTGGCAAGACCACGCTCTTGCGCATCATCGCCGGGCTGGAGGTGCCGGATACGGGCGCTGTGTATTTGGCCGGGCGTGAGATCACGTCCGTACCCCCGCATCGGCGTGGCTTCGGCCTGATGTTTCAGGATTACGTGCTCTTTCCTCATCAGGATGTGTTTCACAACGTGGCCTTTGGCCTGGAGATGCAGGGCTGGGATCGGGAGCGCGTGAGGGAGCGGGTGCGCGAGATGCTGGCCCTGGTCGGCCTGTCCGGCTACGAGCGCCGTCGCGTCTTCGAGCTGTCAGGTGGGGAGCAGCAGCGCGTGGCGTTGGCTCGCTCGCTGGCGCCGGAGCCGCGCCTGCTCATGTTGGACGAACCGCTGGGCTCTCTGGATCGGACCCTGCGCGAGCAGCTCCTGGACGAGTTGCGCCAGATCCTGCATCAGGTGGGCGTGACCGCCCTGTACGTGACCCACGATCAGCAGGAGGCCTTTGCCCTGGCCGACCGGGTGATCATCCTGCGCTCCGGGCGGGTAGTACAGCAGGGAACGCCGGAGGAGATCTATCGTCACCCCGCTGACGCGTTCGTGGCTCGTTTTTTGGGGCACTCGAACCTGATCCCCGGCCGCGTGCGGGATCGCAGGGGCGTGGAGACGGAGCTGGGCCTTCTGGTCGTCCCGGACGCGGCGGATTTCCCGTCGGGCGCTCGGGTTACCGTGTTGATCCGTCCGGAGGCCGCCGAGCTGACGGCCGACGCGGATGCCCCCAACCGGGTGAGCGTGCGCGTGCTCGACCGCTCGTTCCGGGGGGATCGCTATCGGATCCAGGTGGCGCACGCTGGGGGCCTCGAGCTGACGCTGGAGATCGTGCCGCTGGATCGCCCCCCGCCGGAGCCGGGGGAAGAGGTCACGATCTCGCTCCATCCGGCGGGGCTGGCTTTGCTTGCCGTGAAGGGCTGAGAACATTCAGATGGGGTCTGGAACAAACGTTCTAGACCCTTGACTTTTCATCGATCTGGGGGTATGATGCGAGCCAAAGCCGGGGTTAGGGGATGAGAACCGGCTTGCCTCCTGTTCTATGAACTCTGAAGGTTCCTCGATCAAAGCGCGGGGGTGATGTATGTATCAGAAGACCGTCGTTGTGGGACACCTGGGGCGGGATCCGGAGCTCCGGTACACGCCGTCGGGGCAGTCCGTGTGCTCGTTCAGCCTGGCCACGACTCGCCGCTGGACGGATCGCAATGGCAATCCGCAGGAGCGGACGACTTGGTTTCGCGTGACCGCATGGGGAAAGCTGGCGGAGCTGTGCAGCCAGTACCTGTCGAAGGGGCGTCTGGTGTTGGTGGAGGGGGATATCGAGGCCTCCGCGTGGCTGGGGCAGGATGGGCAGCCGCGTGCTACGCTGGAGCTAACCGCTCGCAACGTTCGCTTCCTCGGCGGGCGGGACACCGCGGTGGCGAGCGCGGATCTCCCCGTCCAGGCGGAGGAGCCCGCCAGCCTGGATGAGGATGAGCTCCCATTCTAGCCCGATCGGGTGGCGTCCGCTGAGCTGATCGGTGGGCGAGGATTTGCATGATCGAGGGGGCGATGGCCGCTCCGGGAGGTGTCATGGCCGATCCGAAGAACGCGCGTGCGCAGATCAACGTGGAGGTCCCGGCGGATCTCCCCATCACATACGCCAACTTTGCCATCATCAACCACACTCCATCGGAGATCGTGATCGACTTCGCTCAGCTACTGCCCACCATGCCCAAGGCCAGGGTGCAGGCCCGCGTGCTGCTCACCCCCCTCAACGCGAAGTTGCTCCATCAGGCGTTGGGGGAAAACCTGGCGCGCTACGAGGCGCGATTCGGCCCGATCCCGGGCAGCGATGAGATCCTCCGCCGCGGGGATGTGCTGGGTGGGTTGGAGTGGCGATTGGGGCCCTCCCCACCGCCTGAGGATTCGCCGCCGGATACCCCCTCGACGTAGGGCGTCCTTCGCGGTCTTCCCGATGAGAGGTGTGGCCTCTGTGGCTCGCGTCATATGGCGCGAGGTCCTTCCTGACCGTTGTTCTTAATCCCTTTGATGACCGAGGCGCTATCTTGCACACGTTATCTTCCATTTTCGAGACGATCCGAGAGGATTTCGAGCGGCGCAGCGCCCTTCGCGATGAGACGTTGCGTCGCTCGCGAGAGCTGATTCGGCATTGTGCCCTGAGCATTCGGGCGATCCATCGACATGAGTGGGATGAGGCGGATCGCCTGCTGGAGACCGCCAGGCAGGCGGCCGCTCTCATGGTGGACGAGCTGGCCGATCATCCCGATCTTTACTTCACCGGCTATACGCAGGATGCCCTGAAGGAGCTGGCCGAAGCCCACATCGTCAACGCGTTGGTGCGGGGGCAGCCGCTGCCCTCGCCGGAGCACCTGCGGATCGAGTTCCCGGCCTATCTGAACGGTCTGGGCGAGGCGATGGGCGAGCTTCGTCGTTATGTGCTGGATCTGATCCGGCGCGG
Encoded proteins:
- a CDS encoding iron ABC transporter permease; its protein translation is MRLVVFLLPLAYLAVFFFYPLAEILRVSLAPEGVLDLRPLRVLVTDGYYARVLWFTTWQAAVSTALTLLLGLPAAYVFARYRFPGKTLLRALTTIPFVLPTLVVATAFTSLLGPRGWLNTWLMGALNLERPPIRLMHTIWIILLAHVFYNATVIVRIVGGFWANLDPRLEEAARVLGADRWRTLRRVTLPLLRPSLMAASLLVFLFCFTSFGVILVLGGPRFATLEVEIYRQAVHLFHLPVAAALALVQMVITFVVMSVYTRIQARTAVPLSFRPQQTTQRHPRGWRTRWMLLAILGTMLVVLLVPLLSLAARSFATEAGWSLRFYRELFINRRESILFVPPIEAVRNSLVFALATVGLSLLMGVISAYLLARPRRGLSALLDPVFMLPLGTSAVTLGFGFILALDHPPLNLRTSPILVPLAHTLVAFPFVVRTLLPVLRGIHPHLRDAASVLGASPAQVWLRVDLPIVGRAVLVGAVFAFTISMGEFGATSLVARPEFPTMPVAIYRFLGQPGALNYGQALAMSTLLMAVCTAGLILIERFRYRGVGEF
- a CDS encoding ABC transporter ATP-binding protein, encoding MGSSLLQVRDVSKTYDDVRALEGVSLDVAEAEVVALLGPSGCGKTTLLRIIAGLEVPDTGAVYLAGREITSVPPHRRGFGLMFQDYVLFPHQDVFHNVAFGLEMQGWDRERVRERVREMLALVGLSGYERRRVFELSGGEQQRVALARSLAPEPRLLMLDEPLGSLDRTLREQLLDELRQILHQVGVTALYVTHDQQEAFALADRVIILRSGRVVQQGTPEEIYRHPADAFVARFLGHSNLIPGRVRDRRGVETELGLLVVPDAADFPSGARVTVLIRPEAAELTADADAPNRVSVRVLDRSFRGDRYRIQVAHAGGLELTLEIVPLDRPPPEPGEEVTISLHPAGLALLAVKG
- the ssb gene encoding single-stranded DNA-binding protein, which gives rise to MYQKTVVVGHLGRDPELRYTPSGQSVCSFSLATTRRWTDRNGNPQERTTWFRVTAWGKLAELCSQYLSKGRLVLVEGDIEASAWLGQDGQPRATLELTARNVRFLGGRDTAVASADLPVQAEEPASLDEDELPF
- a CDS encoding DUF3467 domain-containing protein; protein product: MADPKNARAQINVEVPADLPITYANFAIINHTPSEIVIDFAQLLPTMPKARVQARVLLTPLNAKLLHQALGENLARYEARFGPIPGSDEILRRGDVLGGLEWRLGPSPPPEDSPPDTPST
- a CDS encoding haloacid dehalogenase, whose product is MLHTLSSIFETIREDFERRSALRDETLRRSRELIRHCALSIRAIHRHEWDEADRLLETARQAAALMVDELADHPDLYFTGYTQDALKELAEAHIVNALVRGQPLPSPEHLRIEFPAYLNGLGEAMGELRRYVLDLIRRGQIAEAEPLLEIMDEVYSYLVTVDFPDAITGGLRRTTDMVRGVLERTRGDLTVAIRQDQLRSALAALEARLDTARQESDPA